From the Arthrobacter sp. PM3 genome, one window contains:
- a CDS encoding glycosyltransferase family 4 protein, translating into MESTAPKSPADGLQITLITHSYWPEQSPPQRRWTAMIKEFSHSGWDVDVVTPVAHYPFGRRALPRWMAGRPFRLRNGQFTEKILHVPYLRHGNSRAARLMDQCYSAFLSIPAGMMVRKPDVVIVTAPGLPSLAAGYVLARLRRVPLIVEMRDAWPDLARDARLVQGSVKSVVEHVVDFVQHRADLVVTVTEGFAATLRARGVRNVATVSNGVHLDAIPVVGPPEPERDVFEALYLGNHGESQKLDVAIRASALVGDSMHLHMVGHGTQRPALEKLARELKAPVTFHPPLTGDAMLERYSSADTCIVSLRDDWKSFETTVPSKTYEVLAIGRHITAVVRGEAARIVSDAEAGDIVASDPEELAALWRDLAADRGRLVRNGDSRQWVKANAEYEQLAGRYMEIISELLAETGRSR; encoded by the coding sequence ATGGAGTCGACTGCGCCCAAATCCCCGGCCGACGGCCTGCAGATCACCCTGATCACGCACTCCTACTGGCCGGAACAGAGCCCGCCGCAACGGCGCTGGACCGCCATGATCAAGGAGTTCTCCCACTCGGGCTGGGACGTCGACGTCGTGACTCCCGTGGCGCACTATCCTTTCGGTCGGCGGGCCCTGCCGCGCTGGATGGCCGGCAGGCCGTTCCGGCTCCGCAACGGCCAGTTCACTGAAAAGATTCTCCACGTCCCGTACCTGCGCCACGGGAACTCCCGCGCTGCGCGGCTCATGGACCAGTGTTACTCGGCCTTTTTGTCCATCCCTGCCGGGATGATGGTCCGCAAGCCCGACGTCGTCATTGTCACCGCGCCCGGCCTGCCGTCCCTTGCCGCCGGCTATGTCCTGGCCAGATTGCGCCGGGTACCGCTAATCGTGGAAATGCGCGACGCCTGGCCGGACCTGGCCCGCGACGCCCGTCTCGTCCAGGGCAGCGTGAAAAGCGTCGTGGAACATGTGGTGGATTTCGTCCAGCACCGCGCGGACCTCGTGGTCACCGTGACGGAGGGCTTCGCGGCAACGCTGCGTGCGCGCGGAGTCCGGAACGTGGCAACCGTCAGCAACGGCGTGCACTTGGATGCGATCCCCGTCGTCGGGCCGCCCGAACCCGAGCGTGACGTCTTCGAAGCTCTCTATCTCGGCAACCACGGAGAGAGTCAAAAGCTGGACGTCGCCATCCGCGCGAGTGCCCTCGTGGGGGACTCCATGCACCTGCACATGGTGGGCCACGGTACTCAGCGTCCGGCGCTGGAGAAGCTTGCACGCGAATTGAAGGCCCCGGTGACCTTCCACCCGCCCCTGACCGGCGACGCCATGCTGGAACGCTACTCGTCCGCGGACACCTGCATCGTGTCCCTGCGGGACGACTGGAAGTCGTTTGAAACCACCGTGCCGTCCAAAACCTATGAGGTTCTGGCAATCGGCCGCCACATCACGGCTGTGGTGCGCGGAGAAGCCGCAAGAATTGTCTCCGATGCCGAGGCCGGCGACATCGTCGCCAGCGACCCGGAAGAACTCGCCGCCCTGTGGCGCGATCTGGCTGCGGACCGCGGCCGCCTGGTTCGCAACGGCGACAGCCGCCAGTGGGTCAAGGCCAACGCAGAGTACGAGCAGCTCGCGGGCCGCTACATGGAAATCATCAGCGAACTCCTCGCCGAAACCGGCCGCAGCCGATGA
- a CDS encoding glycosyltransferase family 4 protein, translating to MMQLVNNVRLAQSVVRQHLTDDPVILFLQLSRRMPAAALPLAKRVGRWAPKDATSSAVLFAALAAGDTADVERRLRIAAGGPVRGERARRLADVALAANLPDVADVLLAKAGTARHVKQARARRLWYDGAVSDAVAALDDAGTAGKRQQARMAAEAAILADAAPALERRSFTPVPGRILHLLTNSLPHTASGYAQRSHSTLLAQKEAGWDVLAVTRMGYPVQVGKLLAKTTDTVDGIRYQRLLPATMAQTIDARLQQQADDLLAVALEFRPSVLHTTTHYVNGLVVRAVAEALGIPWVYEVRGQLADTWASTRGPEARQSEKYRLFQNRETEVMRDADLVLTLGSAMKANIVAAGIPDSKVIIAPNAVGGAFLADPQDQASARRELGLAEAGQFIGTVSSLVPYEGIEDLLAAFVLLAPEMPELRLLIVGDGSSLPALQIQAQRSGHADRIVFTGRVPRNRTPLYHQALDVFVVPRKDLEVTRSVTPLKPVEAMACARPVVASDLPALTEIVEDRVTGRLATAGDPASFAAAIREVFADPERAAKFGAAGRERVLQERTWAANAVALARELEMLGVAR from the coding sequence ATGATGCAGCTCGTCAACAACGTCCGGCTGGCCCAGAGCGTGGTCCGTCAGCACCTGACTGATGATCCCGTCATCCTGTTCCTGCAGCTTTCCCGCCGGATGCCGGCCGCCGCGCTGCCCCTGGCGAAGCGTGTGGGCCGTTGGGCGCCGAAGGACGCGACGTCCTCGGCCGTCCTGTTCGCGGCGCTGGCCGCGGGAGACACTGCCGACGTCGAACGGCGGCTCCGTATCGCCGCCGGCGGTCCCGTCCGGGGAGAGCGCGCACGGCGGCTGGCCGACGTCGCCCTTGCAGCAAACCTTCCCGACGTGGCGGATGTCCTCCTTGCCAAGGCCGGCACGGCGCGGCACGTCAAGCAGGCCAGGGCCCGGCGGCTCTGGTACGACGGTGCCGTCAGCGACGCCGTGGCGGCGCTCGATGACGCCGGAACGGCGGGAAAGCGGCAACAGGCCCGGATGGCCGCCGAGGCTGCCATCCTGGCCGATGCGGCCCCGGCGCTGGAACGGCGCTCCTTCACCCCCGTCCCCGGCCGGATCCTCCACCTGCTGACGAATTCACTGCCGCACACGGCCAGCGGTTACGCCCAGCGGTCTCACTCCACGCTGCTCGCGCAGAAGGAAGCAGGCTGGGACGTCCTGGCGGTTACCAGGATGGGCTACCCCGTGCAGGTCGGCAAGCTCCTCGCGAAGACCACAGACACCGTCGACGGGATCCGCTACCAGCGCCTCCTCCCTGCCACGATGGCCCAGACCATTGACGCCCGGCTGCAGCAGCAGGCGGATGACCTGCTCGCGGTGGCCCTGGAGTTCCGGCCAAGCGTCCTGCACACCACCACGCACTACGTCAACGGGCTGGTCGTGCGGGCTGTGGCCGAGGCACTCGGGATTCCCTGGGTCTATGAGGTCCGCGGCCAACTTGCCGACACCTGGGCCTCCACCCGCGGGCCGGAGGCCCGGCAGAGCGAAAAATACCGGCTGTTCCAAAATCGGGAGACGGAAGTCATGCGCGACGCCGACCTTGTCCTGACGCTGGGCAGCGCCATGAAGGCCAATATTGTTGCCGCCGGTATCCCGGACAGCAAGGTCATCATCGCCCCGAACGCCGTGGGCGGCGCCTTCCTCGCCGACCCCCAGGACCAAGCCAGTGCCCGCCGTGAGCTCGGTCTCGCGGAAGCCGGACAATTTATCGGCACTGTCAGCAGCTTGGTACCCTATGAAGGCATCGAGGACCTGCTGGCGGCGTTTGTGCTGCTCGCACCCGAAATGCCTGAGCTCCGGCTGCTCATAGTCGGCGACGGCTCCTCCCTGCCGGCACTGCAGATTCAGGCGCAACGTAGCGGACACGCGGACCGCATTGTCTTCACCGGCCGCGTACCGCGAAACCGGACGCCTCTGTACCATCAGGCGCTGGATGTCTTCGTGGTGCCGCGCAAGGACTTGGAGGTGACACGTTCCGTGACGCCCCTCAAGCCTGTGGAGGCCATGGCGTGTGCCCGTCCGGTGGTGGCCAGTGACCTGCCGGCGTTGACCGAAATCGTGGAAGACCGCGTGACGGGCCGCCTCGCCACAGCCGGGGACCCGGCGTCGTTCGCGGCTGCAATCCGTGAAGTATTTGCGGACCCGGAGCGCGCGGCGAAGTTCGGGGCTGCCGGCCGGGAACGGGTGTTGCAGGAAAGAACGTGGGCCGCCAACGCGGTTGCCCTGGCACGAGAGTTGGAAATGCTGGGAGTAGCAAGATGA
- a CDS encoding DUF3515 family protein, which yields MLPFSRPVSARLPLLAAAAAAGLALTSCSPVVDVTPAKDAANAACAPMMLALPDSIGDAKLRKTNAQATAAWGDPSLLILRCGVNVPGPTTDRCVSVNGVDWVIKEGNPVWTLTTYGREPATEILMDPNKISSATVLADLAAAAQKVKATRNCVGLADAQNLPTSK from the coding sequence ATGCTCCCGTTCAGCCGCCCTGTTTCCGCGCGTCTTCCCCTGCTTGCGGCGGCTGCCGCAGCCGGTTTGGCCTTGACGTCCTGCTCCCCGGTAGTCGACGTAACGCCTGCAAAAGACGCCGCGAACGCGGCCTGCGCGCCGATGATGCTGGCCCTACCCGACTCGATCGGCGACGCCAAGCTCCGCAAGACCAATGCCCAGGCCACGGCGGCCTGGGGCGACCCGTCCCTGCTGATTCTCCGCTGCGGAGTCAACGTTCCCGGGCCCACCACGGACCGCTGCGTGAGCGTCAACGGCGTCGATTGGGTCATCAAGGAAGGCAACCCGGTGTGGACGCTGACCACCTACGGGCGCGAACCGGCCACGGAGATCCTCATGGACCCGAACAAAATCAGTTCGGCAACCGTGCTGGCGGACCTCGCCGCCGCGGCGCAGAAGGTCAAGGCCACCCGGAACTGCGTGGGCCTGGCGGACGCACAGAACCTGCCGACCAGCAAGTAG
- a CDS encoding ABC transporter permease produces the protein MSIQEKAEAAQIDAAQPEAPATVSVPVNLARLSKVGQRPDFLDYLVQLWDRRSFILFDARARVQSGNDRHHLGAAWLVLTPVLNGLSFYLIFGVFLGTSKGIENFIGYLIIGVFTFQMSTRSILGGAKSLTSNTSMIRAFQFPRASLPISLNVREFLSNIPVTIVMLLFIIFTAPAEEISWRWLLIVPAIVLQFFFNLGIGMLLAPVMLKVPDLSHLLSFVIRFLMYVSAVFFAEDRFGKYPVVRTIMDFNPIYQVIKVIRDSVLYDTTPGWRAWAVLGLWALGSCAVGLFIFWRGEESYGRV, from the coding sequence ATGAGCATCCAAGAAAAAGCAGAAGCCGCCCAGATTGATGCCGCCCAGCCGGAAGCGCCCGCCACCGTCTCGGTGCCCGTTAACCTTGCCCGGCTGAGCAAGGTGGGCCAGCGGCCCGATTTCCTGGACTACCTCGTCCAGCTGTGGGACCGCCGCAGCTTCATCCTGTTCGACGCCCGCGCGCGAGTGCAGAGCGGCAACGATAGGCATCATTTGGGTGCCGCCTGGCTCGTGCTGACGCCAGTCCTGAACGGCCTGAGCTTCTATCTGATCTTCGGCGTATTCCTGGGCACGAGCAAAGGCATAGAGAATTTTATCGGTTACCTGATCATCGGAGTATTCACCTTCCAGATGAGCACCCGGTCCATCTTGGGCGGGGCGAAGTCTCTGACGAGCAACACGTCGATGATCAGGGCCTTTCAGTTTCCCCGCGCCTCACTGCCCATCTCGCTCAACGTGCGCGAGTTCCTGTCCAATATCCCCGTGACAATCGTCATGCTGCTGTTCATCATCTTCACGGCACCGGCGGAGGAAATCTCGTGGCGGTGGCTGCTTATCGTGCCGGCGATCGTGCTTCAGTTTTTCTTCAACCTGGGGATCGGCATGCTGCTGGCCCCGGTGATGCTCAAGGTCCCCGACCTCAGCCATCTGCTCTCATTCGTCATCAGATTCCTGATGTACGTCTCTGCGGTCTTTTTTGCCGAGGACCGTTTCGGCAAGTATCCCGTGGTCCGCACCATCATGGATTTCAACCCGATTTACCAGGTCATCAAGGTCATCCGTGACTCGGTGCTGTACGACACAACGCCGGGCTGGCGGGCGTGGGCCGTCCTGGGCTTATGGGCGCTGGGATCATGCGCCGTGGGGCTATTTATTTTCTGGCGCGGAGAGGAAAGCTACGGACGTGTCTGA